Below is a genomic region from Ziziphus jujuba cultivar Dongzao chromosome 7, ASM3175591v1.
TCTTGATTATTCTAGTATGTCGGTTAATAACATTGCAAATTCtagatttttttcttcatcataTCCAAGACTCTTCTTGCTGGCCAAGCCCACAGGAAATGTAAATAATTCTAGAACTTAAGTCGGTATTGATCCTTTGTGATATTGATGAATGTGATTTGAAAATTAACATTTCGTTACAGAATTACACCACTGCAATGCCagataagcatttttttttaaaaatttttttccttttagttgATCATCCTGCTATTTGGAATTAATACTCCCAAAAGACTTCAAATTTAGAGAATTATATGATCTAATTATTTATCCAAacatttcaaaactaaaaattagaATAACCCATCCTATCAAATATAGCACAAATCAAAGACACTTCAGAATATTCGAATCAATACATCATATCATAGCAATTGGCAAAGGCGTTTTGTTTTGTCCACCCCCCCTCTCCTCATTCTAATCAACTGTCCATATTGTAATAATCGGACTAACAttcattagttttttattttcctgaaataaaataataataataatagtttagcATTCATCCATAAAgacattaatatataatataggcTGCCTTTGCCTTGTTTAGTTGTTAGCTTTTTACGTACTCTGCAAGTCAACCAACAAAAATGGAGACGATGAGAGCGAATTGGAGTGAGCTTCCGAGGGAGCTACTATTAATGATCGGTAACAGCCTCGATACTTGGATCGATGTTCTGCGATTCCGCAGCGTCTGCAATTCGTGGCGTTCGTCAATCTCTCCAATATTTTATCAAACGGATCTTCCTCTACCTCTTAAATTCCCTATCCCGTATTCCACCCCACAGGGACAACAGATATTCATCTCAGAACATACCGTCTACCGTCTAGAACCAATCCATGGAAACAATAATACAGActcttcaaattcaaattcaatacTTGCCCAGCTTCCTCCGAAGGCATTTTTGGTCAAGGTTGAAGAGAATAAAAGTACATTCCCCGCCAGTCATATTGTTGTTAACCACCCAGCTCCAGTTCCAAACGTTCTGAGTTTGTTAGATTTCAAGATGGTCAAGTTAGGCAAATTTTATGGACTCAGTTATATCAATATCGGTTGGTGCATGATCTGGATAAGTAAAGTAATTAAGTACCCTGATACAGCAGCATCCGCTTTCTCGGAAAATTGTTCAGTTTTCGTAATCTACAATGGAGGAAAGCTGGGTTATGTTAAGTGCGGAGATAAAAGACTGACCTTGGAGGATGGTCGAATCATTAATGACTGCGACGACATGGTTGTTTATAAAGGGAAACTATATGTTGTGGACAAATCTGGAA
It encodes:
- the LOC112490013 gene encoding F-box protein SKIP23 — translated: MRANWSELPRELLLMIGNSLDTWIDVLRFRSVCNSWRSSISPIFYQTDLPLPLKFPIPYSTPQGQQIFISEHTVYRLEPIHGNNNTDSSNSNSILAQLPPKAFLVKVEENKSTFPASHIVVNHPAPVPNVLSLLDFKMVKLGKFYGLSYINIGWCMIWISKVIKYPDTAASAFSENCSVFVIYNGGKLGYVKCGDKRLTLEDGRIINDCDDMVVYKGKLYVVDKSGTVSWIDDSSLKLIRFSPPLLGSGCGRKYLVESCGELYVVDRYFENDDERKKMQEQGPSSGTRRIFTCGGGLPRGEHYKRMSPLGQGKKTVDFKVYKIEEEGGNWVQVTNLGDRAFVLSDDYSFSVSAYEFDGCKGSCIYFKDRIDALLFSFRREGCNFFNLEDRSITKFRWPVPFCFSNPHINRRIWMLDYFNTSKELIE